One Candidatus Binatia bacterium genomic window, GAGCGCATCATGTCGCCGACGCGAATCCCGAATTCCGATCTCGACGACCTCCCTGCCGATCCCCGTGAGGCCGAGCTGGAGATGATCATCGAGGCCAGCACGCTGCGCCTGCAGAGCCTGGTCCTGGTCCAGGCTTCCTTTGAGGACGAATCCGAGATCGCGTATGCGGAGGAGGAAGCATGAGCGAGACCGAGAGCATCGACACCACCATCGAACAGGTCGAACGGCTCTACCGGTCGGTGACCGGGCAGCAGGCACCGCCGGTCGGAGAGCAGCCGTACGCCACGATCCCCCCTGAGAAGGTTCCCGAAGAGCACATCCAGGAGCAGGTGGACCGCCTGGTCGAGACGCTCGCCGCGTTTTCCATGGGCGGGCGCGTTGAAACCGAATGGAAGCCGCCGATCACGTTATGGGAGGCCAAGGAAGAGCTGGTGATCGCCGTCGATCTGCCGGGCATGACCCGCGAACGGGTGCATGTCACGGTGGACCGCGGCCTTCTCCAGATCCATGGAGAGCGCCCGCTCCGCGAGACCAAGGACGGCGACGGGCGGAACCTCAAGTACGTGGAACACCCCTACGGTCGTTTCCGCAGGGTCATCCCGCTTCCGCACGCCGCCCGCGTGGATCAGCTCCAGGCGAATCTGCGCGACGGCGTCCTCGAGATCCGGATCCCGAAGCGGGAGTCAGCCGAAGCGCGAACCATACCCATCGCCTAGCGGAGGCCTCATGCCGCCGCGACGTTCCAAGAGCTCTTCCGAGTCGTCACGGAAGACGAAATCGACCAGCGAGCCGGAAGAGCGGCCCGCTGTCCACGAGGAGAGACCCATGGAAGCGAAAGTCGACGTTCGCAAGCTGCAGGTTCTCAACGACCGGATCAACCAGACCATCGACGCCCTGAACCAGGTGCGTCTCTCGGTGCACGGACTTGGGCATACCGGAGGGCTGCAATCCCCCTTCAACCCGTACGCGACGCAGGGCTACGGGATGCAGCAGGGATACGGGATGCAGCAGCCCTACGGCATCGGTGCGCCGGGATTCGGGCTTCAGCAGGGCATGCAGGGTGGATTCCCCGGCATCACGCCCCAAATCCCGTTCGGATTCCAGCACAGCCCCTTCCAGCAGTTCGGCAACCCCTACGTCGGCCAGGGCTCGCCGTGGGGCCAGGTCGGATCGCCCTGGAGCGTCCTCGGCCAGTCGAGCCCCGTGGGCTTCGGCGGTGGGGGCGGTTTCGGCGGATCGGGCGGCTTCGGCGGCATCGGCGGTTTCGGGGGCGGGATCGGCGGCGGCCTGAGCCAGCTCTACGGCGGCATGGGCGGCGGCCTCTTTCACACCCCGCCCGATCTGATCGAGCGGCAGCTGGTCGAGGCCCGTGCCAACGACCCCTTTCGGATCACCCAGACCTTCCCCTTCGTCGTCTCCTGAGCGGAGGCCCGCGCCCCCCGAAGGGGCGAAGCGGCCCTCCACGGAGACGCCGAAGTAACCGGCAGGTCTGAAGTTACCCCGCGGGGCAGGCGCTTGGAGCGCCTGCCCCGCACCGTCTCGCACCGGAAGGTACAAAGGATGCCGGAGCGGAGGTCCTGAGCTATTATGATTCGATGCGTCGAGCGGAGCACCATAGCCGCGCACTTCAGACGGTGGTGGCCGCGGTCGTCGTCGCCGCCCTGGCCTTCGCGATCGCCCTCGCCACCTTCCTTCCGGCCAACCAGGACACCCTGCGTGTCAACCTCAACTCGATCGGCACCTCGGCCGCGGAAGGGCTGACCCTGGCGCGTGGGGACGACGAGTCGCGCCTCACCCGCAACTTCTACGATGTCGAGCTGGAGCTGCTCCGGGACGATCTGGATCACGTGGTCGCCAACCTGGGCCATGCCCGACCCCTTCCCGAGCTTCGAGGCCGGTTTGCGGAAGCGACGGCTCTGGCCGGCTCCGCCTCGCGTGCCCTTCGGGCGCTGGCCGTTCCGGGAGCGCCCGCCGAGTCGGTCGTCGCCGGCCAGGCCACCCTCGTTTCCATCACGTCGCGGGTCGACAGCCTGAAGCAGGAGCTGGAGCGCTAGCTCATCCCCATGAGCGCTTTCCTCCAGATCTTCCTCGGCATCCTGACGGCCATGGGCGGGTTCGTGGAGGTCGGCGAGCTGGTCTTCTCGGTGGGCGCCGGCGCCAAGTTCGGCTACAGCCTGCTCTGGGTCGTGGCCCTGGGCACGCTCGGCATCATCCTCTTCGGAGAGATGGCGGGGCGCGTGGCCGCGGTCACCAAGCAGCCGATCTTCGACTGGGTGCGCGAGCGGGCCGGCTTCCGCATGGGGCTGGGCACCCTGCTCGCGGCCAATCTCGTCAGCCTCCTCACCTGCGCCGCGGAGATCGGCGGCATCTCGATCGTGCTGCGGATGATGTCCGGCTGGCCCTACCGGCTGCTCGCGATCCTCACCTTCCTCGCCCTGCTCGCCATCGTCTGGTTCTTCGCCTTCAAGTGGATCGAGCGCTTCTTCGGGCTCCTCGGCCTTCTGATGACCGTGTTCGTGATCGCCGCGATCCGGCTGCATCCCGACTGGCACGCGGTCGGAGCCGGGTTCGTGCCGCAGGTGCCGACCCTCGAATCCCCGAAGGACTACCTGGTCTACGCCTACTTCGCCGTGTCGCTCCTCTCCTCGATCATGCTGCCCTACGAGACTTACTTCTACGCCTCGGGCGCCATCGAGGACGGCTGGCAGCCGCACGAGGTGCCGATGAACCGCATCGTCGTCACGATGGGGTTCGTCCTGGGATCGGCGCTGGCGGTGGGACTGGTCATCGTGGGCGGGCAGCTCTTGAAACCGCTCGGGATCGACCCCCAGTGGCCCGGAGCAGCGGCGCTCGGCCCCGCCTTCACCATGGGGCGCGCGGGACTCATCGTCGCCCTCCTCGGAATGCTGTTCGCCTTCGGCGGGGCGGCGGTCGAGAACGCGCTCACGGGGGCCTATAACACGGCCCAGTTCCTGGGCTGGCCATGGGGCAAGTGGCGGAAGCCCGCCGGCGCGCCGCGCTTCGCGCTCGCCTGGATCGTCATGCTCACCCTGGCGGTGCTCATCATCCTGGCCGGCGTGAACCCGATCCAGGTGGTCGAGTACTCGATCGTCTTCTCGGTGCTGATCCTGCCGCTCACCTACCTGCCGCTGCTCATGGCCGCGGGCGACCGGCGGATCATGGGCGCCTACGTCAATAACGGCCCCACGAAGATCGCGGGATGGTTCTTTCTCGCCCTCGTCACGCTGGCCGGGCTCTTCGCGCTCCCGCTCCTGGTCGTGACGCGCGGAGGGAAGCTGTGAAGCCCGCAGATCTGCGCCAGCGCCCCCCCTTCTTCGACGTCGTGCGGATGCTGATGGACCATCAGCTCCTGGACGCCGACTACGTGGAGTGCGGCAAGGTGGACGACGTCGAGATCGAGATCACCGACGACGGCACGCTGCGCGCCACGGCCATCTTCACCGGCCCCGGAGCCGCGTTCGAGCACCTCCCCGGATGGCTGGCCGCGATCGCGAAGAAGTTCTTCGGCAAGCGGTCCAAGCGGATCCCCTGGCCCGAGATCGCGATCATCGAGAGCCGCATCAAGCTGCGCTCCACGTCCGAGGCGCTGGGGCTGGATCCCGCCGACCGGAGCGCCGCGCGGTGGATCTCGAAGCTCCCGGGGGCCCGATGAAGCTCTCCGAAGTGCTAGGGATGGAGGTGGTCGGCGCCTCGGGCGCGCATCGCGGCCACGTGATCGACCTGCGCTCCTCGGGCGAAGCGGAGCACGGTCAGCCGAACGCGGCCCGCGTCATCACCGAGATCGTGATCGGCCGGGTCACGTGGCTGGAACGGATGGGGCTTCGGTCGGTGCGCGAGGAGATCATTCCCTGGGCCGAGGTGGCCACCGTCGGCACAAGGCGCGTCACGCTGAAGAACGAGTAAGCGCCCCGTTCTGCTATAATCCCGCCCGACCCCACCGTCGGCTGCGCCGACTACAACACAACCGCCGAAGGGACGCGGCCCCCACGCGCGCCAGGGAGATGCGTTCCATGCGTCAGGAAGAATCCTCGGATTCGGGCCTGGCCTCGTCTCGCTTCGGGAAACGGCCGCCCGCGATCATTCTCGGCGACGATCCCGTCAACGGACTCGGCGTGGCGCGCAACCTTGGCCGCCTCGGCGTCGCCGTGCACCGCGTGGGCGCCGCGCGCGAGCCGCTCCTCCGCTCGCGCTACCTCCACACCCAGACCGTCGTCCCGATGCTCGACACCATGGACGACAACGGGTATGGCGGCGTGCTGGAGCGGATCGGCGACCGGATCGGCGACGGGGCCGTCCTCTTCCCCCTGACCGACCTGCACGTGATGCGTCTCTGCCGGCTCGAGGCGCGGCTCCAGCCGCGCTTCCGGCTGACCACGCCGCCGCTCGAGAGCGCGATGACCCTCGTGAACAAGAGGCGCTTCTACGAGGCCGCGGCCTCGTTCGGCGTGGACCATCCCGCCACGCGCTTTCCCGAGACACTCGAAGACTTCGACGCCGCGGGCGCGTCGCTCGGATATCCCGTCTATCTGAAGCCCGAGATCTCGCCGCTCTACCACGGGGTGTTCGGCCGGAAGGGGTTCGTGGCGCGGGATCGCGCCGAGCTGCTCGCCGGCGCCGCCGAGGTCCTCGGCGCGGGACTCAAGGCCATCGTTCAGGAGATCGTCCCGGGCGACGCCGCGCAGATGCACGGCTGCGCCGGGTACCGACGCGGCGGGAAGTCGGTGTGGGTCTGCTACCGGAGGCGGCGCGAGTTCCCCGAGGGATTCGGCTCCGGCACCCGCCTCACGACCATTCCCAGCTTCGTCCATCGCACGCGGCTACTCGAGTTCCTCGACCACGTGGGACACGAGGGGCTCTTCGACGCGGAGTTCAAGCTGGACCCAAGGAACGGGAAGCTCCAGCTCCTGGACGTGAACGCCCGGGCATGGTGGCAGAACGCGCTGCCCACGCGATGCGGCATCAACATGGTCGCGCTGGCCTACGAGGACGCCGTGAAGCCGGACACGTCCCGTTCCTTCCCCGCGCAGTCGTACACCGAGGGGATCGAGTGGATCCACGGCTACAACGACTACATGGCGGCCAAGGACGGCGGCGTGCGGCTGGGCGCGTGGCTCCGCTCGGTGCCCCGGCTCGGCGAGTTCGCCTTCTGGGCGCCGGACGATCCGCTTCCCGGCACGCTCCAGCTCTCGGGGATCGCGTGGAACATGATGCGCGGGCTGACAGGCGCGCGGCGCGCCAAGGACACGCGCGGGTACCGCATCGCGCCGACGACGCCGGACGGGGCGCCGGCTACGGTTCCGGTCGCGCCGGGGGCGGTTCCGGTCGCGCCGCCGGCGGTTCCGGTCGCGCCGCCCGCTTCCCTCTCAACCGCCACTCCCGCCCCGAACCAGCCGGCGCATGCCCCGCAGGAACCCGACCCCGAGGCAGCTCTTCAGTAGCAGCGGGTAGGAAGACAACGCCGTGGGTCGCGCCGCGATGGCGCGGAGCGCGAATCGGCGGGCCAGCCCGAGTTGGAGCTCCTCCAGCGCCATCGAGGCATAGCCGGCGTTGGCGCGACGGTAGGCCTCGGCCTTGAAGGGCTTCAGGCGCGGCTTGAGATCCGGATCCTCGAAGGCCAGCGCGAACATCTCCATGTTCCGCTCCGCGATCGTTGCGATCGCTGTCCCGTGCGAGAGCGAAACCGCGCTCCGTTGATAGCGGACCAGCACCTCGTTCACGAACTCGATCGGGAACCGCGACGCGACGCGCAGCCAGTAGTACCAGTCCTCCGCGAACCAGAGCCGCGTGCTCATCGGCCCCGCGAACTCCATCGCGGCGCGGCGCATCAGCACCGTGGACGACGTGATGAAGTTGTAGCGAATCAGCCGCTCGAGCACGAGACCGCGGTCTTCGGGACTCGGCAGCACGTCCTTGAGGCGCTTGCCGTCGCGATCGAGAATCTCGATCCCGCAGTAGACCAGGCCCGCCTCGGGGTGCCGCTCGAAGACGCGGAGATGCGCCTCGACGTTCCCCGGCAGGTAGGCGTCGTCGCTGTCCAGGAACCCGATATACTCTCCCCGGGCGACGCGCATGCCGTGATTCCGCGCCGCCGCCGGTCCCCCATTCTCCTGATGGACGTAGCGCACCCGCTCCGGATACCCGGCCAGCGCGGCGCGCGTGTCGTCGGTCGAGCCGTCGTCCACGACCAGGATCTCGAGGTCGGTGAAGCTCTGCGCCAGCACGCTGTCGATGGCGCGGCGCACGATGCTCGATCGGTTGTACGTGGGGATGACGATGCTGACACGGGGGGTCACGTGCGGATGGTATCCAGTTCGAAGCGGACAGTAAACACGGCGCTGATCCGGCGTGCGGCACGCGGCGGGTGGATCGCGGCCTCACTTCTTCTGTTAACCGGCTCGGCCGCCCGAGCCGACTCGACGTGGGTCGACCGGTATCGCGCCGCGCAGGCCGCCTACCAGGCGGGAGACCTACAGGGCTTCCGCGCCGGTCTCTTGCGCGTGGCCGCCGAAATCGGCGAAACGCCGGGCGTGAATTACAACCTGGCCTGCGCCGAGGCACGCTTGGGCGACCGGGCCGAGGCGCTGCGCCGGCTCGGCCTCTACGCGGCTTCGGGGCTCGTGAGCAACCCGGCCGCCGACTCCGATCTGGTCTCCTTGTGGAGCGACCCGGCCTTTTCGAAGATCGCGGCAAGGATCCGCGCGAACGGCGACTCGGTCGGGGTCGCGCGTGAGCTTCATCGCTTCCAGGACGCCGGGCTGCTCACCGAGGACGTCGCCTACGATCCGAAGACGCGAAGCTACTTCGCGACCAGCGTCCATCATGGACGGATCGTCGAAGTCCTTCCGTCGGGCACCGAGCGCGAATGGGCCGACCCCAAAGCGAAGCCCGGGTGGGGCGTGTTCGCTGCGCGCGTGGACGCTCCGCGCCGTCTCCTCTGGACCAGCGTCGGCGCCGTCCCCACCGCATCGGGATACGACCCCGCCGACTCGGGCCGCACCGGTCTCGTCGCGTGGGATCTCCAAGCGAAACGTCCCGTCCGGCGGTTCGAATGGCCGCGGGACGGCAAGGCGCACCTGCTCGGCGATCTCACCGTCGGCCCGGACGGCACCGTGTACGCGTGCGATTCCCCATCCGGCGCGGTGCGGGTGGTGCGCCCCGGCGCCGCCACGCTGGAAACGCTTCTCCCCGACGGCACCTTCCGCGGTCCGCAGACCCCCGCGCTGGCGCGCGACGGACACCGCCTCTACGTGCCCGACTACGGAAGAGGCATCGCGCTCGTGGATCTCGCCTCGGGCAAGTCAACATGGCTCACCTTCGCGCCCGGACTCGCACTCCAGGGAATCGACGGCCTTTACGCCTACGGCAACGATCTGATCGCGGTGCAGAACGGCATCACCCCGCGACGCGTGATGCGCTTCCGCCTCGATGCCGCCGGAACGCGGGTGGTCGGGGCGTCAGTGATCGAGAGCGGCACTCGTCGGCTGGGCGAGCCGACACACGGGGTAGTCGTCGGTGACCAGTTCATGTTCCTCGCCAACACCGGATGGGAGCGGGTCGGCCGCGATCAGATT contains:
- a CDS encoding Hsp20/alpha crystallin family protein, with the translated sequence MSETESIDTTIEQVERLYRSVTGQQAPPVGEQPYATIPPEKVPEEHIQEQVDRLVETLAAFSMGGRVETEWKPPITLWEAKEELVIAVDLPGMTRERVHVTVDRGLLQIHGERPLRETKDGDGRNLKYVEHPYGRFRRVIPLPHAARVDQLQANLRDGVLEIRIPKRESAEARTIPIA
- a CDS encoding divalent metal cation transporter; amino-acid sequence: MSAFLQIFLGILTAMGGFVEVGELVFSVGAGAKFGYSLLWVVALGTLGIILFGEMAGRVAAVTKQPIFDWVRERAGFRMGLGTLLAANLVSLLTCAAEIGGISIVLRMMSGWPYRLLAILTFLALLAIVWFFAFKWIERFFGLLGLLMTVFVIAAIRLHPDWHAVGAGFVPQVPTLESPKDYLVYAYFAVSLLSSIMLPYETYFYASGAIEDGWQPHEVPMNRIVVTMGFVLGSALAVGLVIVGGQLLKPLGIDPQWPGAAALGPAFTMGRAGLIVALLGMLFAFGGAAVENALTGAYNTAQFLGWPWGKWRKPAGAPRFALAWIVMLTLAVLIILAGVNPIQVVEYSIVFSVLILPLTYLPLLMAAGDRRIMGAYVNNGPTKIAGWFFLALVTLAGLFALPLLVVTRGGKL
- a CDS encoding glycosyltransferase, translating into MTPRVSIVIPTYNRSSIVRRAIDSVLAQSFTDLEILVVDDGSTDDTRAALAGYPERVRYVHQENGGPAAARNHGMRVARGEYIGFLDSDDAYLPGNVEAHLRVFERHPEAGLVYCGIEILDRDGKRLKDVLPSPEDRGLVLERLIRYNFITSSTVLMRRAAMEFAGPMSTRLWFAEDWYYWLRVASRFPIEFVNEVLVRYQRSAVSLSHGTAIATIAERNMEMFALAFEDPDLKPRLKPFKAEAYRRANAGYASMALEELQLGLARRFALRAIAARPTALSSYPLLLKSCLGVGFLRGMRRLVRGGSGG